The genomic stretch TGTTGCAGCTGGAACCCACCGATTGGTTTGCCAAACTGTTTTCTTTCTTTAGAATATTGAACAGCCGTACAGTAACAGTCGATTGCTGCTCCGATTACCCCCCAAGAAATTCCGTATCGTGCAGAATTTAAGCAAGATAAAGGCCCTTTAAGTCCTGTTACATTAGGTAATAAATTTTCTTTGGGAACTTTCACATCGTTGAAAACCAATTCACCGGTTTTAGAAGCTCTTAAACTCCATTTATTATGAGTTTCGGGAGTGGTAAAGCCTTCCATTCCTCTTTCAACAATTAATCCCTGTACTTTTCCTTCTTCATTTTTAGCCCAGATTACTGCAATATCGCATAACGGAGAGTTGGTGATCCACATTTTGGCCCCATTCAAAAGATAATGATCTCCCATATCTTTAAAATAAGTTTCCATAGAGCTTGGGTCTGAACCGTGGTTAGGCTCTGTAAGACCGAAAGATCCGATCATCTCACCGGAAGCTAGCTTGGGTAAGTATTTCTTTTTTTGCTCTTCAGAACCGAACTCATTGATCGGGAACATCACCAAAGAACTTTGTACTGACGCCGCAGAACGCACCGCAGAATCTCCTCTTTCCAATTCCTGCATAATCAAACCGTAAGAAATCTGATCAAGACCAGAACCACCGTATTCTTCAGGAATGTATGGTCCTAATGCACCAATCTTCCCCAATTCTTTCATCAGATTCGGCAGATCGGTATGATTTTGCGCTGCTTCATCAATATTCGGCATTACAAAACTCTCCACCCAATCTCTTACAGATTGACGTATAAGCTTGTGTTCTTCGGTAAGTAAGGCATCAATCCCGTAGTAATCGGGAATGCTTGTAAGAGGATAATATGACATGTAATTTAATTTTCCTAAAAATAAGATTTTTTCGGAATGCTGAAAAAAAAACTTTTTAAAGAAAGAAAAAACTACTTTTTAATAAACTTATAGAGATAAGGTGCTTTATTTGCAGAACCATCAAATAACTTCTCCATTCTTTCTAAAGAATTGGTACTTAATATTTTGCGCTGAAAATTATTTCGTCTGAATTTTTCACCTAAAATTGTTTCATACAACGACTGCAAATCTTTCATTGTAAATTTTTCGGGCAATAAATTACTTGCAGCAACCTGAGTATCAATATTCTTTCGCAAATATTCTAATCCTTCGGCAATAACCCTGTCGTGATCAAAAGCCATTTGTGGAAGTTTATTTACTTCAAACCATGCACAAGATTCATTAAAAGCATCCGGAAAAGTATTGGCCATTGTAAAATCTATCAGACTGCAGTATCCAACTGTGATAAATCTCTGTAAAATCCAGTGATCTTTAGGAACGTCAAGACCTTTGTTATTGATCAATGTTTTGTGAACATTATTGTGTGTTCTATCTAGTCTTCCGAAAGTATGAAACTGTTCTAAAAACAGCCCTTTAAGATGTGTTCTTTCATACAAAACACGATCTGCAGCTTCTCTTAAATCTTCATCAATAAAAACAAAACCACCGGGAAGTGAATACAAATTGAGGTCGTGGTACTTTAATAATAAGACTTTCAGGATATTATCATGAAACCCAAAAATAGTGCAATCTACCGATACATTGGGTATAAGGTCTTTACTATCAATAAGTTCTTTTAATGTTTCTATGTTTTTATTGTGATCAGTTTTCATGCAGTAAAAATAA from Chryseobacterium indoltheticum encodes the following:
- a CDS encoding acyl-CoA dehydrogenase family protein, which translates into the protein MSYYPLTSIPDYYGIDALLTEEHKLIRQSVRDWVESFVMPNIDEAAQNHTDLPNLMKELGKIGALGPYIPEEYGGSGLDQISYGLIMQELERGDSAVRSAASVQSSLVMFPINEFGSEEQKKKYLPKLASGEMIGSFGLTEPNHGSDPSSMETYFKDMGDHYLLNGAKMWITNSPLCDIAVIWAKNEEGKVQGLIVERGMEGFTTPETHNKWSLRASKTGELVFNDVKVPKENLLPNVTGLKGPLSCLNSARYGISWGVIGAAIDCYCTAVQYSKERKQFGKPIGGFQLQQKKLAEFLTEITKAQLLCLQLGNLKNDHKASPAQISMAKRNNVKMAIDIARESRQILGGMGIMGEFPMMRHAANLESVITYEGTHDVHLLITGLDITGINAF
- a CDS encoding NUDIX hydrolase — encoded protein: MKTDHNKNIETLKELIDSKDLIPNVSVDCTIFGFHDNILKVLLLKYHDLNLYSLPGGFVFIDEDLREAADRVLYERTHLKGLFLEQFHTFGRLDRTHNNVHKTLINNKGLDVPKDHWILQRFITVGYCSLIDFTMANTFPDAFNESCAWFEVNKLPQMAFDHDRVIAEGLEYLRKNIDTQVAASNLLPEKFTMKDLQSLYETILGEKFRRNNFQRKILSTNSLERMEKLFDGSANKAPYLYKFIKK